GTGTGCGGGCGCCTCGGATCGTCAACCAAGTCCTCCAAGCTCTCCGGCGCGGCCCGAACGTGCTGCTAGTGGGCCCTCCAGGCACAGGCAAGACAGTTGCGCTCGAGGATCTACGGCACCTCTACGAACACGGTTCACCTGAGGTGACTTTCGACCCGTCGAAGATGCACGACGCCTGGTCTGAGTCGAGTCCGGTGCCGACCGGCAAGGTTCGCACAATCGTGTTCCACCCGAGTTACTCGTACGAGGAGTTTGTGCTCGGGCTATACCCTGTGCCCGCCGCTGGCTCGGGTGTAGCGCTTTTCCCTCGGCCCGGACCGCTTGTATCGCTCGCCCATTGGGCCTCGCACGATGACAACGCGGCACTGCTGATCGTGGATGAGTTCAACCGCGGAAACGCCGCAGCGATCTTTGGTGACATGCTCGCGCTACTCGATAAGGACAAGCGCAGTGATTTGGCGGTGGGTTCGCCCGGAGCTTCAGTGGATCGAGCCTATCCCGAGCTGGGGGTCGACGTACCTGCTGAGATGGCTACATCCGCCGGCACATCGGTAGGAAACAGCATTCGGCTTCCGATGTCGTTGTCGATCGTGGCCGCCATGAACAGCAGTGACCGAAGTGTGGCTCCGTTGGACGCAGCTTTGCGACGTCGGTTCTCCATCGTCAGAGTCGACCCGGACTACGACGTGCTCTCGTCGCGTTTGGGTATCACAACCCCGATCGACTTCGACTCTGGTACCGATCCCGTCAGTTGGTCCGCGGCCGACGTATCGACGCTGGCTGTCGTCCTGCTGCGCTCGCTCAACGAGCGCATAGAGCTTGTGCTTGGACCAGACTTTCAGCTCGGACATTCGGTGTTCTGGGATGTCCGGGGCGCGGATGCTGAGGAGGCAACCGGTGCTCTCAGCGCTGCCTTCGATGAGCGCGTGGTGAGCACCATGAGGATGACGTTCGCAGACCAGGACGAGTCTCTCGCTGCCATATTGAATGGTCCACCTCCGCCGACCGGCTCTGCGACGACCGCTGGATCGCCTCCGATGGGTCTCTGCTACTGGGTGATTCCTGGCGGGGGTCTTGAGGCGGTTGCGCCGGCTCGCTTGCGAATTCGATTGGCTCAAAGCCTGGCTTGGACCGAAGCAGCGACTGCTCTCGTAGCACTGTTGTAGGTCGCGATGCGCCGTATCCAGGTCACGGAGGGGGTCCCGTTCTCGGTCGAGCCAGCCCTTCGAGTGAAGGTACGTGGTGCCACCGATCGATTGTCGGCTCAACTTCGCCCTCGATTGCGACTTCTCAGGGAGGAACCCGGGCAACTCATCCTGCAGAACGTGATCGGGTCGATCCGACTAAACGACAGCACGATCCTCGAGGTTGCTCCCAAAGTCGATGGTAAGGCTGACTGGGTATCTGCGGTTCTCGACCTTCTCATCGGCTTGGACCGAATTGACGTAGCGGGAGAACGCCTGGCGGGCCTTGCTCCAAAGCGGCCGGAGCTACTCGAGGTTCTCGCGTCTGTGTATGCCGCCAGGCTCCAGCGTGCCATCGGGCGCGACGGCCCGCTCCTGCTGCTCGATCGTCGACATGCAGAACTTGGGTTGCTGAAGGGCAAGTTGAAGACCTCGAACTACCTCATCCAGGCGCCGCGGCGGCCTCACCGGTTTCCCGTTAGCTACGACGAGTTGTCAGCAGACAATGACTACTCGCGAGCGCTGGTGGCGGTGGCGCGGCTCCTCGCCTCAATCACGTCATCTCCGCAAGTACGGACTTCGCTTGTCGAGTCAGCCGCTGCGCTGCGCCCAGGGTTCGCGGAGCAGATAGCAGTCGATCCTTCAGCCGCACGAAAGCCCTTTCCTCCCCAGTGGGCTGTGTACCGGCCGGCGTGGTCAATCGCCGTGGCGATTCTCACCCAGACATCCCTCTTGCGCGCGACGGGACAGCATCACGGCGTCGAGATCGCCATTGAGCCTTGGCCCTTGCTCGAGCGGCTGTTGGAGCGGGCGCTCGACCAAGCGTCGGTCATCTCGTCGGTGGCGGGCACCCCCCTTCATCGTGAGCCTAAGCATTCGACGCCTCTGCTCATCGCGCCCTCAGTCGGGGTGACGGCACGTTCGGTTGAACCCGACGGCCGCCTCACGTCGTCGGGAAGCACTATTGCGACGTTCGAGGCTAAGTACTCCCCTCGTGTCGCGGGGAGTGAGTGGCCTAGCCGCGAGCATGTCTTCCAGGCGCTGACGACTGCAGCCGCCTGTCACTCGCCGCTCGCTGTGCTGGTCTTTCCCGAAGACTTCGAGCCGTGTTGGTGGGATGTGCAGGGTTTCGCGGGCTTCCCGTCCCAGCTCACCGCGATAGGGCTCGGGCTGTTCTCGTACCGACGCGGGGCAGGGGACAGGACGCGCGGGGAGCGGATCGTGAGCCTGCTCGCTGGTCGAACGGCCGCATCATCGGGCGTGCAGAACGCCGGGTGACCGCAGGAACCTACCGAGGCCAGCTTGGCAATCCCTTTGGCAATCCACCAGACACGACGAGGCTGGATTCCGCAGCACTCGCTGGACCGCACACCGCACGTGACCTGGTAGAACAGCATCCGACAACACGAGACGGGCCTACGGGATCAGAAGGCCGGCTGTCCGAATCCCCACAGCGCGCGTCCTCGAGGCGCAGGTCAGAGCCGGCTCGAGCTGGAGGGCCACCTCTGCCTACTCCCCGGGGTTCCTCGCGGACTGGAACGACATCGCTGGGGATCGGGTCCGCGGCACAGGATTGCTCGTCCACGATGAACGAGCCGCGGTAGCCGAAGAGCGGCCCGAACCTGCGGTTGGCGACGTGGACCTCGATGCGGAAGCACTCGGCGGCGGGGTCCCACCACTCCCGGACCTCGGCCACCCCCGAGAACAGCAAGGGGAACCGGAAGGCCAGTCGGCCCTCGTAGAAGCGCTGCTCACCGCTGCGAATGCACATCGCACCGTCGTCGTCGACCCAGCAGTCGATGTCGACGGCGAGGTGCTGGTGGGTGCCGAGGTAGTCGACGATCGTGTCGCGCTCCTTGCTGTAGATCATCGTGGCGTCGAAGGCACGGGTGCGGCGCGGGAAGTGGAAGCGACGGGCCCACGTGACGGTCTCGCGGCCGAACCGATCGACGTAGGCGTAGTTGGCGATCGTGAAGGGGACCTGCGTCCCGCGGCTGGGGAAGAGGACGCGACGGGTTGAACCGAGGAGCAGGAACGGCAGGGTCCACCAGCGGCCGCGCCAGACCTCGTGCATGACGCCGTGGCCGATCTGACGGGTCTCGTCGAGTGACGAGAACCCGAAGCGCCACTGCATCTTCGGATGGAGGCGCTCGAAGTCGTCTCCGAGCGCTGTGCGGTAGATCGACGTCACGGAAGCTCCTCCACCGGCGGTTGGGAGTCGGGCGCCTGGCGCAGCGGGCGCCGTCCGCTCGGGCGACCCTGCCTGGTCGCCAGCGCCACGCCGGCGAGGGCGGCGACGGCGATGCCGAGAGACGCCGGGTTGAACGCCTTGGTGAGGATCGACCGGTCGCACGTGGCGGCACCGATGGCCAGCGTGGGCATCGCCGCGAGCGAGACGACGAACGGCCAGCGCTTGTCGGCGGCGGCGACCGTGGCGACGGCGAACCCTGCCTCCACCGCACCGACCGCCCGCACGACCCGCCGGGCAGTCGGCTGCGGCATGCCGAGGCCGCACCAGATCGCGACCTCGCCGTCGTCGACCTTCCACACCTTGGGGACGAGACCCTGGTAGGCGAAGACCCCAGCCAGGCCGGCGACGGCGGCGGCGTGGGCGATGGCCTGGTCCCGCGACCGCTCGGGCGGCGTGCCCTCCTCGAGCCACAGCCGGAGGCGATCGAAGCTCCACGCGGTGGCCCACCCGAACACGGGGCGGAAGAGCATCCGGTCGATCAGCTCGCCGACCCGGCCCCACCGGGGCCGGTAGTCGTAGCGGGTGAGGAACCTGACGCCGTCGTCGGTGGGGACGTAGCGCCAGTAGCCGGCGCCGGCCTCGATGATCGAGCGCCGATCGGCGGACCAGAACTTGAGACCGGACCAGCGGATGCCGTCCGCACGGTCCCGCTCGCCGAGGGACTCCCCGGTGCCGGCGACGGTGACGCCCGGGGCGACGGTGGTGGCGTAGGTGAAGCGCTGTGGCTCGCCGTCGACCCGTGGGAGGTACGAGATGCTGCCGAAGCGGACGTCCCAGCGCTGGTGCGAGTCAGGCGGTTGGGTCGCGTCCCACAGGGCATCGACCGGAGCGTGGATCCGGGACTCGACGTAGATGGGGCGCCGCTTGCGCCGTGCGGTACTCGGCGTCATCGGTCGATGAGCTGGCCGAGGCGCTCGCGTCCGAGGCGAGCGACGCTGGCGTCGAGGGCAGCGACGAGGACCTGCCGGGCGGTGGCCTGAAGTCGGGCGAGGGTGCGGGCAAGGTCCCGGGCCTCGTCGGTGTCGAGCGCCTCCTGCCAGTCGGCCGGCGCGAGGTGGCTCTCGAAGATCGAGATGAACCTCTCTGCGATGTCGTCGGCGTGGGAGACGAGCGCCTCCCACTCGTCGAGGATGACATCCGCCGGGATGCCCATCCCGGCGAGCGAGGCGCCGGCCTCGAGGAACCGCCGGTCGGCGACCCGCACCTTGGCGTCCTCGGTCACCTGGACCAACCCGAGCGCGCTGGCCCGCTGCATCAGCTCTGGGGTCATCATCCCGTCGGGGAACCGGTCGAGGAGCTCGCCGGGTTCGAGCGCGATGGCGTGCACGTCACCGATGAGGGCGTCGAGCTCGGCCTCCACGCCGATCACGGCATCGAGACCGCGGCCCTGCTCCCACTGCTCGAGCAGGTTCGCGATCCCCGCGAGCGAGTAGCCCTCCCCCTGGAGCCGGGCGATGAGGCGCAGACGGCTCAGGTGCGACTCGTCGTACCAGCCCGTGCGCCCTTCGAGCCGGGGCGGATCCAGCAGACCCTTGTTCTGGTACAGGCGCACGGTGGTGGAGGCCACGCCCGCCTGCCGCGCCAGCTCGTCGAGCCGGTACTCCGTGCCCATCTGACCTCCTCGACATCGCGCTTGGCGCCAATACGTGAGTGAATGGTAGCGTATTGATCATGAGCAGACAAGCAGCCCAGGCTCGCACGGGGGTCGTGGGGACGATCCGGGACCGGCTCCTCGTCAACGCCCTCGCCGATCCCGACGAGGCCGCCCGCGTCCTTCCCCCGGGGCTGCGACCGCACATCACGGGGGACGCCACGGTCATCGGGTGCTGCCTGCTCACCATCGAGCACATCCGCCCGTCGGTGGTCCCTGCCGCACTGGGGCTCTCCCTCGTGGCCGCCGCGCACCGGATCTCCGCGGAGTGGGACGACGAGCTCGGCGCGACGACCGTCGGGGTCTACGTCCCGGTTCGCCACACGTCCTCGCGGCCGGCTCAGGTTGTCGGCGGCAGGTGGTTCCCAGGCGTCCACCTTCCCGCCACCATCCGCACCGCTTCCGACGGCGAGCACCTGCGTTGGACGGTCGAGCCCCGATTCGCCTCCGACAGGTACGGCATTCGGGTGCAGGCCCAGGTCGCGGCGGGCCCGGCGACGGAGCCGAGCGAGCCGATCGGCGGTACGTGCCTCGCCGCCTCTGTCGGCCTGTCCCCCGATCGTCGTGGCACCCTCGAGGCAGCACGCATGGAGCCTGAGCATCGGACGGCCCAACCGGTCGAGATCACTGAGCTGGACTCAGGATTTCTCGCCGGGTTCACGAGCATCCGTCCCGCCAGCTCCTACGTCATGCGCGACGTGCGGGTCAGATGGACGCGGGCATCCGCCCCCAGCGCAGCGGCGGAGGGGGCGGCGGCGTGAGGGTCGTCATCGCGAAGCCGCCCGTCCACCTCGGAGCACTGCTCACGCGAACCGATCCTGCCCTGGCCCTCACCGGCCGGCGCTGCGTCCCGAGCCGTCTCACCGACGCCGGCTTCGACTTCGAGCACCCGACCTTCGATGACGCGCTCGCCGACCTGACGGGACGTCGGTCCGCGCCGTGACCGTCGAGTTCGAGAACGTCACGACCATCGCCGCGCCGATCGAGGTCGTGTTCGACCTCTCGCTCGACATCGACGCACACCTCGCCTCGATGGCCGACTCCGGCGAACGCGCTATTGCCGGGACCACCAGCGGGCTGATCGGCCTGGGCGAGACGGTCACCTGGCGAGCCAGACACTTCGGCATCCCTTTCACCATGACCAGCAAGGTCACCGAGTGGGACCGCCCTCACCGTTTCGTCGACGAGCAGATCCGCGGCCCGTTCCGATCCTTCCACCACGAGCACCGCTTCGAGGCGTCCGAGAGCACGACCGTCATGACCGACCGGATTCGCTTCGACGCACCGCTCGGTCCGATCGGCCGCGTCGTCGAGCACCTCGTGCTCGGCCGGTACCTCCGCACGCTGATCGCCGCGCGGGGTCAGTACCTGAAGGGCGAAGCCGAACGCCGGGGATGATCTCAAGCGTCGCCAGCATCGCGGGTCGTCTCACGGACCACCTGCAAATAGCCGCTTGCTGCTCGGCTGCTCGACCGCGACGATCGCCGCCATGAAGCTTGCCGAGGCACTCAGCCTCCGTAGTGACGCCCAGAAGCGACTCGCCCAGCTGCAGGCCCGCGCCGTGGCCAGTGCGCGCTACCAGGAGGGCGAGGCGTCCCCCGAGGATCCGAACGCTCTCCTCGCAGAGGCCCGCGAGGTGGTCGCGGAGATCGAGTCCCTCGTCCGTCGCATCAACCGGACGAACGCCGCGGTCGAGCTGGAGCCCGGTCTCACCATCACCGACGCGATCGCGCGCCGCGACGCGCTGGCCAACGAG
This portion of the Actinomarinicola tropica genome encodes:
- a CDS encoding McrB family protein, with the translated sequence MADHPVETAWVWRFGTAPFKATYGRLPGTGSTTYTKDFLQASGQCAAAFDEVFPRVPGQPYDVTLAWPGGSREGKVLEAADYAANGRINLRWETDNPPDPWRLSPNPAHDAVATFPGDPSQTTEHGADQELEALKALDVDPWLVVVKLQDQPDVLHLRAYLGNPPTGLEHTSAQQLPDQVRSAMASVPANGGCAVARFAGGAGVRAPRIVNQVLQALRRGPNVLLVGPPGTGKTVALEDLRHLYEHGSPEVTFDPSKMHDAWSESSPVPTGKVRTIVFHPSYSYEEFVLGLYPVPAAGSGVALFPRPGPLVSLAHWASHDDNAALLIVDEFNRGNAAAIFGDMLALLDKDKRSDLAVGSPGASVDRAYPELGVDVPAEMATSAGTSVGNSIRLPMSLSIVAAMNSSDRSVAPLDAALRRRFSIVRVDPDYDVLSSRLGITTPIDFDSGTDPVSWSAADVSTLAVVLLRSLNERIELVLGPDFQLGHSVFWDVRGADAEEATGALSAAFDERVVSTMRMTFADQDESLAAILNGPPPPTGSATTAGSPPMGLCYWVIPGGGLEAVAPARLRIRLAQSLAWTEAATALVALL
- a CDS encoding 5-methylcytosine restriction system specificity protein McrC, yielding MIGSIRLNDSTILEVAPKVDGKADWVSAVLDLLIGLDRIDVAGERLAGLAPKRPELLEVLASVYAARLQRAIGRDGPLLLLDRRHAELGLLKGKLKTSNYLIQAPRRPHRFPVSYDELSADNDYSRALVAVARLLASITSSPQVRTSLVESAAALRPGFAEQIAVDPSAARKPFPPQWAVYRPAWSIAVAILTQTSLLRATGQHHGVEIAIEPWPLLERLLERALDQASVISSVAGTPLHREPKHSTPLLIAPSVGVTARSVEPDGRLTSSGSTIATFEAKYSPRVAGSEWPSREHVFQALTTAAACHSPLAVLVFPEDFEPCWWDVQGFAGFPSQLTAIGLGLFSYRRGAGDRTRGERIVSLLAGRTAASSGVQNAG
- a CDS encoding DUF4166 domain-containing protein, coding for MTSIYRTALGDDFERLHPKMQWRFGFSSLDETRQIGHGVMHEVWRGRWWTLPFLLLGSTRRVLFPSRGTQVPFTIANYAYVDRFGRETVTWARRFHFPRRTRAFDATMIYSKERDTIVDYLGTHQHLAVDIDCWVDDDGAMCIRSGEQRFYEGRLAFRFPLLFSGVAEVREWWDPAAECFRIEVHVANRRFGPLFGYRGSFIVDEQSCAADPIPSDVVPVREEPRGVGRGGPPARAGSDLRLEDARCGDSDSRPSDPVGPSRVVGCCSTRSRAVCGPASAAESSLVVSGGLPKGLPSWPR
- a CDS encoding DoxX-like family protein → MTPSTARRKRRPIYVESRIHAPVDALWDATQPPDSHQRWDVRFGSISYLPRVDGEPQRFTYATTVAPGVTVAGTGESLGERDRADGIRWSGLKFWSADRRSIIEAGAGYWRYVPTDDGVRFLTRYDYRPRWGRVGELIDRMLFRPVFGWATAWSFDRLRLWLEEGTPPERSRDQAIAHAAAVAGLAGVFAYQGLVPKVWKVDDGEVAIWCGLGMPQPTARRVVRAVGAVEAGFAVATVAAADKRWPFVVSLAAMPTLAIGAATCDRSILTKAFNPASLGIAVAALAGVALATRQGRPSGRRPLRQAPDSQPPVEELP
- a CDS encoding MerR family transcriptional regulator, whose product is MGTEYRLDELARQAGVASTTVRLYQNKGLLDPPRLEGRTGWYDESHLSRLRLIARLQGEGYSLAGIANLLEQWEQGRGLDAVIGVEAELDALIGDVHAIALEPGELLDRFPDGMMTPELMQRASALGLVQVTEDAKVRVADRRFLEAGASLAGMGIPADVILDEWEALVSHADDIAERFISIFESHLAPADWQEALDTDEARDLARTLARLQATARQVLVAALDASVARLGRERLGQLIDR
- a CDS encoding DUF1731 domain-containing protein; translated protein: MRVVIAKPPVHLGALLTRTDPALALTGRRCVPSRLTDAGFDFEHPTFDDALADLTGRRSAP
- a CDS encoding SRPBCC family protein — its product is MTVEFENVTTIAAPIEVVFDLSLDIDAHLASMADSGERAIAGTTSGLIGLGETVTWRARHFGIPFTMTSKVTEWDRPHRFVDEQIRGPFRSFHHEHRFEASESTTVMTDRIRFDAPLGPIGRVVEHLVLGRYLRTLIAARGQYLKGEAERRG
- a CDS encoding DIP1984 family protein; this encodes MKLAEALSLRSDAQKRLAQLQARAVASARYQEGEASPEDPNALLAEAREVVAEIESLVRRINRTNAAVELEPGLTITDAIARRDALANERSIVAALADAASGGSAGGGFGRQLRSELRFLTDVPIPQLRAEADALARRYRELDTRLQEANWTTELLD